In Glycine max cultivar Williams 82 chromosome 15, Glycine_max_v4.0, whole genome shotgun sequence, the DNA window ATTGTgaatactaataattaaaaagaagcaCATTAATGGGTTTTATCATCTGGTTTGctggttttctaaaaaaaaaccattaccCAATCAAAAAGTCATTGGATTTGTACAGGTCAGGTTGGGTTCGACCCCAAACAACTCTTGAATATGAACCAGTTTGTTTGGTTGTTTGGAAACTCTTGTAAGTTTTAAGCAATCTAATATAGTTCTTTCCACTGCCTTTCTGAAAACTTATGAAAACTTAACTTAACTTACAACTATTACTCTTTCTACTTTAATGTAGAATATTGGCAGACAAGAATAAGCACTAATAAATGGCATTTCCTCTCCTATGTTACAGTCTATGCTTGTTTTCTTCAAACCAATAAAGTTTGCGATAGCATTCACTCTTGGTAATTTGCTTTCACTTGGAAGGTATGTTCTGTTTTACAGCtgtataattatattgtgatgCTGACTTCCTTGTGTTTTGCAATTTAATGTATCAGAATCAAGGATAAATTTAAATGGTCTCTAGTTCACTGGATTCCATTCACAGATTTCAAATATTCCCCTGTTGTCAATAATGGACAATGTTCCTTTACTGTTTAAATCAGTGAACACAACACTAATCATATGAGCCTCAAATTAGTACTTATGCCATAAGGCTCTCACACCCAATAGGATATTCTATTGGATTGTGCTCTCTTTGTGGGTTTTTGTTCAAACCTAGGTTACATGAATGACCAACACCACGAccataatttatcatttttatcagCCGTCTGACTAAAGTaactaaaatttcaattgaaaatgtGTAAATCAAAAGTGTAACGATTGCGTCTACTGCATTTTAGTGTGATAAGTGTTGATAATGATGCAGCAacaatgtttattaattataagcATTTATCAGAGCTTAGTTACCTAGTAGCAGAGATGAGTTAGGATTGAATTAGTTGTGTGATTTAGATTGTTTGAGGTTAATTATATGCTCAATTTTCATTATCACTTAtttaccaagaaaaaaaaaagtaaattagggAGCTTTGTGGGGTACAATAGTACAAAGAACGTGTTATCATAAATTACAAAGAGGAATGTTAATGACACTAATGCAATTGCAGTGCACTCTCTTTTATTGATTATAAAATCAAgagtgaaattaattaaataatgagtGAGACCCGTAAAATTgtggtttttaataaatttagtcaataatagaatttttaagAGTATTAAAATTGTGATTCGGGACCATTTCCCAGCTAATCTGTGATACGTAGTTACTTTTTTCAGTTGACCAAAAAAATGCCAATATAGTTTAGCttagtatatttttagtttGGGTGAAATTTTCAGTTTTCAGTTAAACTCAATTATACCCAGTATTTTTAAGCATTAAGTAGGACTTTTATCGTCATTTCCTAATGCTTAGGCCTAAAGTTGAAATCGGCACACTCTCCTTTCTCGTCTCACTTTGGAGCAACAATAGAGACTACTTAAAGATGCAAGTTCCTAAATTTCCCATTATACTTTCctataattcattttttctttatctctccCCTACTAAAACACTTATTTCATCTCATTCATctatcttctcttttttatttctttcttagttgtaagaaaaattataccaaaaaaatatcgtataaatagatttttttaatacaaatatcCAATAAATTATAAAGGACTACTTGTATAGGATTCGTGTTGAACAAACCGTCAAACCAAATAGTGTATGAACGTTAGGCTGACTTGGCTTCTCGTGTGCTACCCAAAATAGCAAGTGGAAGCACACCTTGTATGGTTGGGGACGCCATGGCTACAATTGGGGGTGGCTTTGGTTTGTCATATGGTGTCCTCACCCAATGCTGTTGACTCTTGGTAGAATGAATGTAGTAGTCATATGTTGCATTATATGACCCCAATGCCAACATCCCATCACAATAGTCCTATGGTACGTAATTTTTGAAACGGATTGCAACAATGGCATGCCTTCATGACAAAGCTAGATATAACACAATAAAAGACAACAAAAAGATAGGAATTCAATTCAATCCAACACTAAACATAAGATAGtatgaaataagaaaatataaatatatgcatGGACATATATACCAATAAGCAAATGAATTCCACAACCATAAAGTTAGAAATGTTATACATGTCTACTGTCTGGCTACCTAAATTCATCAAGAATTTCATCTTGCttgaagaagttgcatgagTCGGTCTACTTGCTTAGGCTTAAagtcttgaattaatcttatcATAATAGGTCGAGTTACACAAAGAAAAAAGGtcgtaaaataatttacaagatAAAAAATGACTAATACACATAATTGTTTAGTTGAATTTGAATGTATTTATAGTATGTTTCTTAATATGCAATATAGAATACAAATGTAGAATTGTCAGTTGTCACTTGTCATGGATTTTAGACATTTGAGAATTTACgacattcatttatttattgttataaacTTTTAAATGGAAAGGATAGGATTCatgatttgttatattttgGCTATTTTACTTGGATGTTGAACATATTAATGTGTTTTTTGTGCTATAATGTGTGTATTTATTTGTTACAAACTTTTAAATGGATAGGATAGGATTcctaatttgttatattttggctattttacttggatgttgaacatatatattaatgtgtttttgtgctatatttttttagagaagctaacatgagaaattttttacaaattgatttatggataaatatatttgttattcttgTAAGTTcgtacatttttaattttgacttctgtaaattttttatttatttttaattcctgtaagtttatatttttttaaaattttgatctttGTAAGATATTTTACTCAGTTTTAGTTTAtgtaagtttgtattttttaattttggtcccGATAAGCatgatatatatgaaaaaattaaaatcttaaaggaattaaaattaaaaaaaaaaaaacacaaacttacaatgattaaaaatgaaaaaaaaaacttacagaaaccataattaaaaaaacaccaatttataaggactaaaattaaaataataaacttataagaacaaaaaatatatttaaatcattaatttatagaaaaactcattttaattttttattcttctaaaagtatttatagaaaaatttatccACACTTATCTAAAATGACAACCCATAACAACTCAATgcacaaaaataacaaccctatcATATGATGCCATTATTCCATATTAGAATATGATTTTAGGTTGCAGCAAATTTTGAAGTAACCACCTTACAAAGCTAGCCAGGAAATATACATTTTTCTggaatttacaatgcaagattTGTATCCCTTAATTGGATTACAACATTTAAATCAATTgtcattttcaatattttcgGTGAAAATTCATTTAACAACACGAAAATCACATTTGTTGTGTCCCTAGCATTTGCAGAACAACAAAAAGTCCTGAATGAGAAATGTTTTAAATACTCAATCCACGTACTCTTGCCCAAATCCACCTATCAACATCAAAATAGACTAGTGACTagtaacaatttagtaaaattatatatattgcaCATGCAATGCGAAACATGCATGATCCTTTGCAAaaggcaaaaaataaaaaaggatttttataaCCAAATCAATACAACATTAGGTTAGTTTATTCAATTTATAaagtattaatataattaagctAAAAGTTGAATATTCCTAGTAAAGTAATGATAAAATGCCAATTACTTGTTGAGCATGTTAGTAATTACAAATTATGTTCTGataatatttattacttttagtTTAATTAGCATAATCAAAGTGATACTTTTGCGAAAAGGGACTTATCATCTGACTAGATCTAGGAATGAAACGACTAAGCAATAGGCAATTACTTGTGTTTGCCTATTACGATTGATGTGGGGACAAACAATGAAAATTACTAAATGATGAGTTTTACATTGGGCTCAGACAAAAGAGGGCAAGTGGACAGGTTTGTATAACTAACATAATAACATAATATGATTTATGGGCTggtcaaagtttttttttttatcttaatatacTATCATTATCTGCATCATTTTAACTTGCATTAATCTTGATGCAATTTggtttcttgtttcttcttagGAATATTCtgaactcttgcaagagttcaTGACTGTTGTCAAGCAAAACTATGGAGAAAAAGTTCTTATTGAGGTTGCAAATTTCTTGTGTAATTCTTAAGATTTCTGAGCTCATCCAATCTTAGTATCTCTGACtgtttaaattgattttgtgcAGTTTGAATATTTTGCAAACCACAATTCTTTTGAATTGCTTGCAAAATATGGCACAACTCATCTTGTTCAGGTACTAAATTGCATAAAGGCTGACATAGTCACATTACTCACATACATCTTGAAGATTGTTATGTTCTatatttctaattattaatGCATTATTGTGTCAGGGGACCGCATCTGTCGTTCTTGCTGGGGTCGTGGCAGCCTTGAAGCTCATTAACGGTAATTTGGCTAACCACACATTCTTGTTCCTTGGGGCTGGAGAGGTATTTGCCCCTTTTCTGACTTCATATTTATGCATTTTTCCATGTTGTTGAAGCAAAGGGAAACAACCAGTGGAATAGAATGAGTAGTACatagtttgaaaacttttaaatacccattttctttattttatatttcttcttgTTTTGAGGTTTATCCATGGACGATATCACACATCACCTGTTGTCTGTAATTGGCAAGattgtgtaatttattttttgtcatgttGTTTAGGCAGGAACTGGAATAGCAGAACTAATAGCTCTTGAGATGTCAAAGCAGGTGAATAAGttatttattgtttatactttatatagtggtcatgttaatttgttaagttagtttttaaattgaaattgctAATTTTCTTATACTTATTTCTCGTGTAGACAAAAACACCTATAGAGGAGACTCGCAAGAACATATGGCTTGTAGACTCAAAGGtagtagaaaaaaaatcatgatggGTTGTCCATTCAAGCCAACAATGCATACATCTTCACTGGATTTGGTCTTGGGTTGGTAATCTTAGCAACAATCAGAGTGCATGACGATATGCTTCTAGCAGCTTGTAAGTGGATAACAAATTACTACATAGAGGTTCCACTGcacattttctttgatttatttattgtgaTTGGAGATGCTAAGATCTCAATAATTAATTCTTTTGGATGTTGTAAAGTTCACAAAGGAATCTTCaagattttcttcatttatccACCATTCTCTAACATCAGAAAAATTTCAGCTAACATACCTGCAAGTGTAGCTGCGTGCCAAGGCATATGAGCTAGGTCTCATGAATCGACCATGTTTTGAAACTGACAATTGTTTTAACTTTCTTTGTAGGCTTGGATACACATCTCCCTTGTCCTCAGAATCTTGTGAAGTATGCTGAGAGCTGCATGTATACCCCTATCTACCAAAACTATAGGTGAATTATGGGGCAAGTCACTTAACTTTGCCTGTAATAAAcatatgttttggtggcatatgTGACTGGTTTTATGTAACTTATGCATAAGTGAGAATGGTCTTATgctttttattatgaaatcacCAAAACTGCAGGTGAATCATGCTTTTTGTTATAGGGCAAATCACTGTTAGCTTTGGCTGTAATAAACATATAATGCTTTGTATTATGAAACCTTAGTTCAATTCATCTCATGTCATGCCGATGGCTGGCTCAATAAACCTTGCCATAGGAACAATATGGCTTGTTGTACCATGCATTGGTTTTTAACAACTAATTCATGTAATTAATATAAGAATCAAAATGTTTGTGTACCCAATGGTGACCAGAGTTTTGttcaacaaatgaaaaatagaatcaTAAAATCATTGAACTAGGTTTGGAAAAGCATTTGTCCCTGGCATATTTAATACTAGCAAGTAGCAACTTttaaaggaatgaaaggaatgcaaatattatttaataccaGAACTAAGTGATCTTTATTGCAACTATTGTTAGCAATGTTAGATTCTTGCAAAACTGtagtaaaatatcattaattatgtaaattctTGTATTATGTAATTAAACGATTTACAATTGTTAAAAATGATTAGTACTTTTgcttcaaatataaaaaataacaccaaaaaattaaaaaacattgtaagacagtttttgaaaaaatcgtcTGAGTATGTCtacctttctaagacggttctgtAGATAACCGTTGTAAAAATGCTTACACACAAAtgacatactaagacggttatcaccaaaaaccgtcttagtatgttccactttttaagacggttattgataaaaccgccttagaaagttagacatactaagacggtttaGTGTCAACCGTCTTAAAAAGTTTGACACACAAATGACATACTAAGACGGTCGTTCCAAAAATCGTCTTAGTATgtctactttctaagacggttttagcgataaccgtcttaaaaagttGGCCTACTACAATAGTTAACATCCAATAACCgcctttaataatttatattttctaagacgattttagTTAAAACCGTCATTGTAAATGTTGGCACATTTTGTGACATTGCATGTTACGACGGTTCAAAACTGTCGTAAAAGGTCCTATAGAACGGACTTAAAAGGCTTGGTTTGTAGTAGTGTCTGTAAAACATGACATGTTATCTGCAGGGTAAGGGATTCAATTATGTGTCACAAATGTACACTAGCATGGACAATTGAATGAGCAAAATTTGATGTctcaatctttttattt includes these proteins:
- the LOC100811482 gene encoding LOW QUALITY PROTEIN: NADP-dependent malic enzyme (The sequence of the model RefSeq protein was modified relative to this genomic sequence to represent the inferred CDS: inserted 1 base in 1 codon) yields the protein MATIGGGFGNYLCLPITIDVGTNNXKLLNDEFYIGLRQKRASGQEYSELLQEFMTVVKQNYGEKVLIEFEYFANHNSFELLAKYGTTHLVQGTASVVLAGVVAALKLINGNLANHTFLFLGAGEAGTGIAELIALEMSKQTKTPIEETRKNIWLVDSKVVEKKS